Proteins co-encoded in one Nicotiana sylvestris chromosome 7, ASM39365v2, whole genome shotgun sequence genomic window:
- the LOC104244927 gene encoding probable flavin-containing monooxygenase 1: MAIIRSKIGIIGAGISGIAAAKQLAKYEPMVFEATDCIGGVWKHCSYRSTKLQTPRCDYEFSDFPWSQRDNMSFPTYEEILEYLYSYAQHFDVLKFVKFNSKVVEIKFVGDRQMNYFGAKINAEYGCLLNGNPVWEVAVQTNDQSETLQRYAFEFLVMCTGKYGDIPNMPNFPQKKGPEVFKGQVLHTLDYSKLDQEASTKLLKGKKVVVVGYKKSAIDLAVECAEANQGPEGQACTMVVRTLHWTVPHYSIWGLPFYLFYSTRSSQFLHSRPNQGLIRTLLCHMLSPLRRGASKLIESYLVWKLPLEKYGLKPEHPFEEDYASCQMAILPHNFFTEADKGKISFKRTLSKWWFWEGGIEFEDKTKLEADVVILATGFDGKKKLRDILPDPFRSLLEFPSGMIPLYRGTVHPLIPNMAFVGYLESVSNLHSAEIRCIWLSRLVDDLFKLPSVEKMLEQVTQEMEIMKRTTRFYKRNCISTFSINHSDEICEEMGWQSWRKKNWLAEAFSPYNSQDYAWGK, translated from the exons ATGGCTATTATCCGTTCGAAAATTGGAATAATTGGAGCTGGAATAAGTGGAATAGCAGCAGCTAAACAGCTAGCCAAGTACGAGCCAATGGTGTTCGAAGCCACGGATTGTATTGGAGGAGTGTGGAAACATTGTTCATATAGGTCTACTAAATTGCAGACTCCTCGTTGTGACTATGAGTTTTCTGATTTCCCATGGAGTCAGAGGGATAATATGAGTTTCCCTACTTATGAGGAAATATTGGAATATTTGTATTCCTATGCTCAACATTTTGATGTGTTGAAATTTGTCAAGTTCAACTCTAAGGTGGTGGAGATCAAGTTCGTTGGTGATCGACAAATGAATTATTTTGGTGCTAAAATTAATGCTGAATATGGATGTTTGTTGAATGGCAATCCAGTTTGGGAGGTTGCTGTCCAAACCAATGATCAATCTGAAACCTTACAG CGGTATGCGTTCGAGTTTTTGGTGATGTGCACTGGAAAATATGGAGATATACCAAATATGCCAAATTTTCCACAGAAAAAAGGACCAGAAGTGTTCAAGGGTCAAGTTCTGCATACTCTTGATTACTCTAAACTTGATCAAGAAGCATCTACTAAGCTTCTGAAAGGGAAGAAAGTTGTGGTGGTGGGCTATAAAAAATCAGCAATAGATCTTGCTGTTGAATGTGCTGAAGCAAATCAAG gaCCTGAAGGGCAAGCTTGTACGATGGTAGTAAGGACATTGCATTGGACAGTTCCACACTATTCTATTTGGGGTTTACCATTTTACTTGTTCTATTCTACTCGATCTTCTCAGTTCCTCCATTCAAGACCCAATCAAGGCCTGATCAGGACACTGCTTTGCCACATGCTTTCACCTCTG AGAAGAGGAGCTTCGAAGTTAATTGAGTCCTATTTAGTATGGAAACTTCCACTGGAAAAGTATGGACTGAAACCAGAACACCCCTTTGAGGAAGACTATGCATCTTGTCAAATGGCTATCTTGCCTCATAATTTCTTCACTGAGGCTGATAAGGGTAAAATCTCGTTCAAAAGAACGTTATCAAAATGGTGGTTCTGGGAAGGGGGAATCGAATTTGAGGACAAAACCAAATTGGAAGCTGATGTTGTCATTCTTGCAACTGGTTTTGATGGGAAGAAAAAGCTCAGAGATATATTACCAGATCCCTTTCGCAGTCTGCTAGAGTTTCCCTCTGGCATGATTCCGCTGTACAG GGGTACAGTTCATCCATTGATTCCAAATATGGCTTTCGTGGGATATCTTGAAAGTGTTTCAAACCTGCATTCAGCTGAGATACGTTGCATATGGCTGTCGCGACTAGTAGATGATCTATTTAAGCTTCCATCTGTCGAGAAAATGCTTGAACAGGTAACACAAGAGATGGAGATTATGAAGAGGACAACAAGATTCTATAAGAGAAATTGCATTTCCACTTTCAGTATAAATCATAGTGATGAAATCTGTGAAGAGATGGGATGGCAATCTTGGAGGAAGAAGAATTGGTTGGCTGAAGCCTTTAGTCCCTACAACAGCCAAGATTATGCATGGGGGAAGTAA